Proteins encoded in a region of the Acidobacteriota bacterium genome:
- a CDS encoding cation:dicarboxylase symporter family transporter, with protein MVEWLEALNEVVIKIIHFAMMLAPYGVACLIFAVSSRFGFDLMVAVAAFVVTVLIALILHVVITLCSILQFGLGLSPILFVSRVKAALITAFSTSSSSATLPTGLEVSEHQLGIPRGIAGFVLPIGSTMCMNGTAIFEGITVIFLAEIFGVDLTIPQMAIVMIMSVITAIGAAGVPGGSIPLLVGILVMFGVPGEAIAIVLGVDRILDMSRTTVNVFGDLTAAVYVAKSEGVWTPKDVPAAS; from the coding sequence ATGGTGGAATGGCTGGAGGCGCTGAACGAAGTAGTAATCAAGATCATCCATTTCGCGATGATGCTGGCGCCCTACGGCGTGGCGTGCCTCATCTTTGCCGTGTCGTCTCGCTTTGGATTCGATCTGATGGTCGCCGTGGCGGCATTTGTCGTCACCGTGCTGATTGCCCTGATCCTGCATGTCGTGATCACGCTCTGCAGCATCCTGCAGTTTGGTCTCGGCCTGTCACCCATCCTGTTTGTGTCACGGGTCAAGGCCGCGCTCATCACGGCCTTCTCCACCAGTTCCTCCAGTGCGACCCTGCCGACCGGCCTGGAAGTCTCTGAACATCAATTGGGCATCCCGCGCGGCATCGCCGGATTCGTGCTGCCGATCGGCTCCACCATGTGCATGAACGGCACCGCGATCTTCGAAGGCATCACGGTGATCTTCCTGGCGGAAATTTTCGGCGTTGACTTGACCATCCCTCAGATGGCGATTGTCATGATCATGTCGGTCATCACTGCCATCGGCGCCGCGGGCGTACCCGGCGGGTCGATCCCACTACTCGTCGGCATCCTGGTCATGTTCGGTGTGCCCGGCGAAGCCATCGCCATCGTGCTGGGCGTGGACCGCATCCTCGACATGTCGAGGACGACGGTGAATGTGTTTGGTGACCTGACCGCGGCGGTGTATGTGGCGAAGAGTGAAGGCGTGTGGACACCCAAGGATGTGCCCGCAGCATCCTGA
- a CDS encoding MATE family efflux transporter gives MAGEPQPLPKPAQKKFDRRIIDGPLRQAVWMLAWPTMLQNIFGGLQGVIDHSMVGHYVGLNANAAIGVSLQIFILVIVFVASVFSGMGVLVARFAGAGDSDAVNRTVYQAFLTAAFLSTGLLAPVGYFAAPWLLSLVNAAPDVQREALPYIRTMFVSSIGMLTFFMMSGALRAAGDVQTTLRTGVAMTIANVILNILLIPKYGTFGAALGTAIASVGTSGVLIWLLFSGRLVIRFSRGMSFKPDWPIIRELFRFGLPTGIQGIAMNLAGLLMVRFIGSLQHSAEAQAAYAVGYTELFSLITWTSVGLMGAAAAVAGQNLGAGHPDRAAQSPAVAARIGLGVAAIVGLGFVLMPRVLLGAFALTEGVGFELGRELLAYLAVSGFFVTVALCYTGGLQGTGDTKSPLYISIVSQVIVPVGLCSVIEATGDLAASDIWLAIVLGHATRATLSVLRFQQGKWRNIRVAVPRPAAE, from the coding sequence ATGGCCGGCGAGCCCCAACCGTTACCAAAACCCGCGCAGAAGAAGTTCGATCGCCGCATCATCGATGGCCCGCTGCGGCAGGCCGTCTGGATGCTCGCGTGGCCCACGATGCTCCAGAACATCTTTGGAGGGTTGCAGGGCGTCATCGACCACTCGATGGTCGGTCACTACGTCGGCCTCAACGCAAACGCCGCGATCGGCGTGAGCCTCCAGATCTTCATCCTGGTCATCGTGTTTGTCGCATCGGTGTTTTCAGGGATGGGTGTGCTTGTGGCCCGGTTTGCGGGTGCCGGCGACTCCGATGCTGTCAACCGCACGGTGTATCAGGCGTTCCTGACTGCCGCGTTCCTGTCGACGGGACTTCTGGCGCCGGTGGGCTATTTCGCCGCGCCGTGGCTGCTGTCTCTTGTGAATGCGGCGCCCGACGTTCAGCGTGAAGCACTGCCTTACATCCGGACGATGTTTGTCTCGAGCATCGGCATGCTGACATTTTTTATGATGAGCGGGGCCCTGCGCGCGGCAGGCGACGTCCAGACCACCCTGCGGACGGGCGTGGCGATGACCATTGCCAACGTCATTCTGAACATCCTCCTGATTCCCAAGTACGGGACGTTCGGCGCGGCGCTCGGCACCGCGATCGCGAGTGTCGGCACCAGCGGGGTGTTGATCTGGCTGTTGTTCTCGGGCCGGCTGGTCATCCGGTTCAGCCGCGGCATGTCCTTCAAGCCCGACTGGCCGATTATTCGGGAGCTGTTCCGGTTTGGTCTGCCCACCGGCATCCAGGGCATCGCCATGAATCTGGCCGGGCTGCTGATGGTGCGCTTCATTGGGTCGCTGCAGCACAGCGCCGAAGCGCAGGCGGCCTATGCGGTGGGTTACACCGAGTTGTTTTCGCTGATCACGTGGACGTCGGTGGGACTGATGGGAGCGGCTGCCGCCGTCGCCGGCCAGAACCTCGGCGCCGGCCACCCGGATCGCGCAGCGCAGTCACCCGCCGTTGCTGCGCGCATCGGATTGGGCGTGGCCGCGATTGTGGGACTTGGGTTCGTGCTGATGCCAAGGGTGCTGCTCGGCGCGTTCGCGCTCACCGAGGGTGTGGGGTTCGAGCTAGGCCGGGAGTTACTGGCCTACCTGGCCGTCTCAGGGTTCTTCGTCACCGTCGCACTTTGTTACACGGGCGGCCTCCAGGGCACCGGCGACACCAAGAGCCCGCTCTACATCTCGATCGTGTCCCAGGTCATCGTCCCGGTGGGCCTGTGTTCGGTGATCGAGGCGACGGGAGACCTTGCGGCGTCGGATATCTGGCTGGCGATTGTGTTGGGCCATGCCACGCGCGCCACGCTGAGTGTGCTGCGATTTCAGCAGGGAAAATGGCGGAATATCCGGGTGGCCGTGCCCAGGCCTGCGGCCGAGTAA
- a CDS encoding DUF1592 domain-containing protein, translated as MKKTALTALVTLLFATAFTLRAGTAASPARAAAPEPAVMSAAAQNDALQKFCGDCHNDIDLKGEMSLDGFDAGRAADKAELAEKVVSKLRTGMMPPKAHPQPDPATRMALVTGLETTLDAAAAANPNPGRRPFQRLNRAEYGAAVRALFGLDLDVSAYLPADTISAGFDNIADVQMPSATVMQGYLRAAAHVSRVAVGDPAADPTSATYDVPRTRSQKDRLDGAPFGTRGGTVVTHNFPADGKYKFQLLLHGEPTGALFGRTVRAIQMEVAIDGERVGVVKVDRWISESDPTGLSVSTEPIYVRAGARRVAATFIQEFEGSEDDLIRPIDHTLADTQIGVGYGVTTLPHLRNLAIVGPSEVSGVSDNATRRRIFSCRPTAPKEDVACARKIVERLGTEAYRRPLTAADVDELMAFYRQGAAAGGFEGGVRTSLQAMLASLHFLFRVEEVPAGVAPGGIYPIGPMDLASRLSFFLWGTIPDRPLIDVARTGALAQPEVFARQVRRMLADPKAEALATRFASQYVRLQDLDKIEPDALDYPYYDDTLAEAMRRETELLFDHLVRQDRPVMEMLTADYTFVNERLARHYGFAGVSGPEFRKVMYPDDLRRGLLGHASILTLTSHGNRTSPVLRGKWVMEVLLGSPPPPPPPNVPDLDQTGDAVDGRFLSVAEQLAMHRKNPACSSCHNVIDPIGLALDGFDVTGSWRIKDRGVLVNTAGELYDGTPLKGAADLRAAISARSEVVITHFTSMLMSYALARRVEYYDMPAVRRIVREAKATDYRLSSLILGVARSSAFRSARKEAVVTK; from the coding sequence ATGAAGAAGACTGCACTGACCGCGCTTGTCACCCTGCTGTTTGCCACGGCGTTCACCTTACGGGCGGGCACCGCCGCGAGCCCGGCTCGCGCGGCGGCGCCTGAACCTGCCGTGATGTCTGCGGCGGCGCAGAACGACGCGCTCCAGAAATTCTGCGGCGACTGTCACAACGACATCGACCTGAAGGGTGAGATGTCGCTCGATGGGTTTGACGCGGGACGCGCCGCCGACAAGGCCGAGTTGGCTGAAAAAGTGGTCAGCAAGCTGCGGACCGGCATGATGCCGCCCAAGGCGCATCCGCAACCGGACCCGGCCACACGAATGGCGCTGGTGACCGGGCTCGAGACCACCCTTGACGCCGCAGCGGCGGCCAACCCCAACCCGGGACGCCGGCCTTTTCAACGACTCAATCGCGCGGAGTACGGGGCCGCGGTGCGCGCGCTGTTCGGGCTTGACCTCGACGTGAGCGCCTACCTGCCGGCCGACACCATCAGCGCAGGCTTCGACAACATTGCCGACGTGCAGATGCCGTCGGCCACCGTGATGCAGGGCTACCTGCGAGCCGCCGCCCATGTCAGCCGCGTGGCGGTGGGCGACCCGGCTGCCGACCCCACGTCAGCCACGTACGACGTGCCCCGCACCCGCTCGCAGAAGGATCGCCTGGACGGCGCGCCGTTCGGCACGCGCGGGGGCACGGTGGTGACGCACAACTTTCCGGCGGACGGCAAATACAAGTTCCAGCTCCTGTTGCACGGCGAGCCCACCGGCGCGCTTTTCGGCCGCACAGTGCGTGCGATCCAGATGGAAGTGGCCATCGACGGTGAACGCGTCGGTGTGGTGAAGGTCGATCGATGGATTTCGGAATCCGACCCGACGGGTCTGAGCGTCTCGACCGAGCCCATCTACGTGCGCGCAGGAGCACGGCGCGTGGCCGCCACGTTCATCCAGGAGTTCGAGGGTTCGGAAGACGACCTCATCCGGCCGATTGACCACACGCTGGCTGATACCCAAATCGGTGTGGGCTACGGCGTCACGACCTTGCCGCACCTTCGCAACCTCGCCATCGTCGGCCCTTCTGAAGTCTCGGGCGTCTCCGACAATGCGACGCGGCGCCGGATCTTCTCCTGCCGTCCGACCGCCCCGAAAGAGGACGTCGCGTGCGCGCGGAAAATCGTTGAGCGGCTGGGGACTGAAGCATATCGCCGGCCGCTGACCGCGGCTGATGTGGATGAGCTCATGGCGTTTTATCGCCAGGGCGCTGCCGCAGGCGGGTTTGAAGGCGGCGTTCGTACGTCGCTGCAGGCGATGCTCGCGAGCCTGCATTTCCTCTTCCGGGTCGAGGAGGTGCCTGCGGGCGTGGCGCCTGGTGGGATCTATCCCATTGGCCCGATGGACCTGGCCTCACGCCTGTCGTTTTTCCTGTGGGGCACTATTCCTGATCGTCCACTGATCGATGTGGCCCGCACCGGAGCGCTCGCGCAGCCCGAAGTGTTCGCGCGTCAGGTGCGCCGCATGCTGGCCGATCCGAAGGCCGAAGCACTGGCCACGCGATTTGCCTCGCAGTACGTCAGGTTGCAGGACCTCGACAAGATTGAACCGGACGCACTGGACTACCCGTACTACGACGACACACTGGCCGAAGCGATGCGTCGCGAGACGGAGTTGCTGTTCGACCACCTGGTGCGCCAGGACCGGCCGGTGATGGAGATGCTGACGGCCGACTACACGTTCGTCAACGAACGTCTCGCGCGGCACTACGGATTTGCCGGCGTCAGCGGCCCCGAGTTCCGCAAGGTCATGTATCCCGACGACCTGCGCCGCGGACTGCTGGGCCATGCGAGCATCCTGACGCTGACCTCGCATGGCAACCGGACGTCGCCGGTGCTGCGGGGTAAGTGGGTCATGGAAGTGCTGCTGGGCAGTCCGCCTCCCCCGCCGCCGCCGAACGTCCCCGATCTTGACCAGACGGGTGATGCGGTGGATGGCCGCTTCCTGTCGGTGGCCGAACAACTCGCCATGCACCGGAAGAACCCGGCGTGCAGTTCGTGCCACAACGTGATCGATCCGATCGGCCTCGCGCTCGACGGTTTTGACGTCACCGGATCCTGGCGCATCAAAGACCGTGGCGTGCTGGTCAACACGGCGGGCGAGTTGTATGACGGCACGCCTCTGAAGGGCGCCGCCGATCTGCGCGCGGCCATCTCGGCGCGCTCGGAGGTCGTCATCACCCATTTCACCTCCATGCTGATGTCGTACGCGCTGGCTCGCCGCGTGGAGTACTACGACATGCCTGCCGTGCGCCGCATCGTGCGCGAGGCCAAGGCCACGGACTATCGACTGTCGTCGCTGATTCTCGGTGTGGCGCGGAGTTCCGCGTTTCGCTCGGCTCGCAAGGAAGCGGTTGTCACCAAGTGA
- a CDS encoding DUF1552 domain-containing protein has translation MYLTGKHISRRTALRGLGATIALPLLDSMIPARTVFARTEAGRLADRTRLVCIEQVHGAAGCSEIGAAQYLWNPAEVGRKFDLSKGSLSPLEPYRDYLTIVSNTDARMAEAFAPAEVGGDHFRSSAVMFTHVRPKLTEGSDVRVGTSMDQLYVQKFGQDTPIPSMQLSIEPVDQSGGCAYGYACVYTDTISWAAPEQPLPMVRDPRMVFELLFGAGGTPEQRTMRRATDRSILDMLVSQMAGLRRDLGPADKARLDQYASNIREIEQRIQRVEARNASGETRELPGAPAGVPDAFDEHVKLMFDLQLLAFTSDTTRVFSFKLGRDGSGRVYPGSGIETGFHNASHHGVAEDRIRQFSEINKHHVSMLPYFLERLKTTMEGDASLLDKTLIVYGSPMANANVHNHRNCPLILLGRGGGFLEGGVHLKAESGTPMANVMLSAMHKLGLDMKTFGDSSGEFSFAAPGAVSHA, from the coding sequence ATGTATCTGACCGGAAAACACATCTCGAGGCGCACAGCGCTGCGAGGCCTGGGCGCGACCATCGCGCTGCCGCTGCTCGACTCAATGATTCCTGCACGCACGGTGTTCGCCCGCACGGAGGCGGGGCGCCTGGCGGATCGCACGCGGCTGGTCTGCATCGAGCAGGTGCATGGCGCTGCCGGCTGCAGTGAGATTGGCGCAGCGCAGTATCTGTGGAATCCGGCCGAGGTCGGTCGCAAGTTCGACCTGAGCAAAGGCAGCCTGAGCCCGCTTGAGCCGTATCGCGATTACCTGACCATCGTGAGCAACACCGACGCGCGCATGGCCGAGGCGTTTGCGCCCGCCGAGGTCGGCGGCGACCACTTCAGATCAAGCGCCGTGATGTTCACACACGTGCGCCCGAAGCTGACCGAAGGGTCGGATGTCAGGGTTGGCACGTCGATGGACCAGCTCTACGTGCAGAAGTTCGGTCAGGACACGCCGATCCCATCGATGCAGCTCAGCATCGAGCCGGTCGATCAATCCGGCGGCTGCGCCTACGGATACGCCTGCGTCTACACCGACACTATCAGCTGGGCCGCGCCCGAACAGCCACTGCCGATGGTGCGCGATCCGCGCATGGTGTTTGAACTGTTGTTCGGCGCCGGTGGCACACCCGAGCAGCGCACCATGCGGCGCGCAACGGATCGCAGCATCCTGGACATGCTCGTGTCGCAGATGGCGGGCCTTCGGCGTGACCTGGGCCCGGCCGACAAGGCGCGGCTCGATCAGTACGCCAGCAATATTCGAGAGATCGAACAGCGCATCCAGCGCGTGGAAGCGCGCAATGCCAGCGGCGAAACCCGTGAGCTGCCCGGCGCGCCTGCCGGCGTGCCGGACGCGTTTGATGAACACGTCAAACTGATGTTCGACCTGCAGTTGCTGGCGTTTACCTCTGACACCACGCGGGTGTTCTCATTCAAGCTGGGCCGCGACGGATCAGGCCGTGTGTATCCCGGCAGCGGCATCGAGACCGGCTTCCACAACGCGTCGCACCATGGCGTGGCGGAAGACCGCATCCGGCAGTTCAGCGAGATCAACAAACACCACGTCTCGATGCTGCCGTACTTCCTGGAGCGGCTGAAGACCACCATGGAAGGCGACGCGTCCCTCCTCGACAAGACCCTGATCGTGTATGGCTCGCCCATGGCGAATGCCAACGTGCACAACCACCGGAACTGCCCGCTCATCCTGCTGGGGCGCGGCGGCGGCTTCCTTGAAGGCGGAGTGCACCTCAAGGCCGAGAGCGGCACGCCCATGGCCAATGTGATGCTGAGCGCCATGCACAAGCTGGGGCTCGACATGAAGACGTTCGGCGACAGCAGCGGCGAATTCTCCTTTGCGGCGCCAGGCGCGGTGTCGCATGCGTAG
- a CDS encoding ankyrin repeat domain-containing protein, whose translation MRRLRVSALVSALSLMLVAAAPGPDSKVADAAMKGDMTAVRALLRDGADVNAAQGDGMTALHWAALNGDVKTMELLLIGGAVVEPLTRIGGYTPLHLASSRGHAPIVARLLEAGSKPKLVTETGVQPIHLAAQAGSAAAVRFLLDRGADVNAVDGTHGRTPLVFAASQNRVDAMRMLIEKGANSLLTTTVIDYGQRSLADSAARQTRDRVITATTGRTPVAPPQFDPPQTGRAATVGPDGQPVAAAAPGRGGRAGGGAAGPRAASDIQQIGRQGGLSALHYAARDGFAAAATLLLDSGVDVNLPTAGDKSTPMLVAIINGHYDLAMTFLKRGANPNLMSDDGAAPLFATLNNEWALRTWYPQPTAAAQQRASHLQMLEALLQAGADPNARTLSHIWYAAYNAGRMGVDYTGATAFWRAAYSLDVEAMRLLVRYGADPNIATMSFGATARQGLPAVPSGGPHVPPFHAASGVGYGTSRVAQQHRHVPDGWMPAAKYFLEELGVDINVRDADGFTALHHAAARGDNAMILYLVKRGADVMAVNRNGQTTVDMANSPEQRTQPFPETIKLLEGMGAKNNNNCQACK comes from the coding sequence ATGCGTAGGCTGCGGGTTTCCGCGCTCGTCAGCGCCCTGTCATTGATGCTCGTGGCCGCTGCGCCGGGCCCGGACTCCAAAGTCGCAGACGCGGCGATGAAGGGCGACATGACCGCGGTGCGGGCACTTCTTCGCGACGGCGCCGACGTCAACGCGGCACAGGGCGACGGCATGACCGCGCTCCACTGGGCGGCACTCAACGGCGATGTCAAGACGATGGAGCTGTTGCTGATTGGCGGGGCGGTGGTCGAGCCACTGACGCGCATCGGCGGCTACACGCCGCTGCATCTGGCGAGTTCGCGCGGACATGCCCCGATCGTGGCCCGCCTGCTTGAAGCGGGAAGCAAACCGAAGCTGGTCACCGAGACCGGCGTGCAACCGATTCACCTCGCGGCCCAGGCCGGCAGTGCAGCCGCCGTCCGGTTCCTGCTCGATCGCGGCGCCGATGTGAATGCGGTCGACGGGACGCATGGCCGCACCCCACTGGTGTTTGCGGCTTCGCAAAACCGCGTCGACGCCATGCGGATGCTGATCGAGAAGGGCGCCAACAGCCTGCTGACCACGACGGTCATCGACTACGGTCAGCGGTCCCTGGCCGACAGCGCCGCGCGACAGACGCGCGACCGCGTGATCACGGCCACCACCGGGCGCACACCGGTGGCGCCACCACAATTTGACCCGCCGCAGACCGGCAGGGCCGCCACTGTGGGACCCGATGGCCAGCCGGTCGCCGCCGCTGCGCCGGGGAGAGGTGGGCGCGCCGGGGGAGGCGCGGCCGGACCACGAGCCGCATCCGACATTCAGCAGATTGGCCGCCAGGGCGGGCTTTCGGCCCTGCACTACGCGGCGCGCGACGGCTTTGCCGCCGCGGCAACCTTGCTGCTCGATTCGGGCGTGGACGTGAACCTGCCGACCGCTGGAGACAAGTCAACGCCGATGCTCGTGGCGATCATCAACGGCCACTATGACCTGGCGATGACGTTCCTGAAGCGCGGCGCAAATCCGAACCTGATGAGCGATGACGGCGCGGCGCCCCTCTTCGCGACGCTGAACAACGAGTGGGCGCTCCGCACCTGGTACCCGCAGCCGACGGCCGCCGCCCAGCAGCGGGCCTCTCACCTTCAGATGTTGGAAGCGCTGCTGCAGGCAGGCGCCGATCCCAACGCGCGCACGCTCTCGCACATCTGGTACGCGGCCTACAATGCCGGCCGCATGGGCGTGGATTACACCGGCGCCACGGCCTTCTGGCGCGCGGCATACTCGCTGGACGTCGAGGCGATGCGGTTGCTCGTGCGTTACGGCGCCGACCCGAACATCGCGACGATGTCGTTTGGAGCGACGGCGCGGCAGGGCCTGCCTGCGGTGCCGTCCGGGGGCCCGCACGTGCCGCCGTTCCATGCCGCCAGCGGTGTGGGCTACGGCACTTCACGCGTGGCCCAGCAGCATCGTCACGTCCCGGACGGCTGGATGCCGGCGGCCAAGTACTTCCTTGAAGAGTTGGGCGTGGACATCAACGTCCGTGACGCCGACGGGTTCACGGCGCTTCACCACGCGGCGGCGCGCGGCGACAACGCGATGATCCTCTATCTCGTGAAGCGGGGCGCCGACGTCATGGCCGTGAACCGTAACGGTCAGACCACCGTGGACATGGCCAACAGCCCCGAGCAGCGCACGCAGCCGTTCCCCGAGACCATCAAGCTGCTCGAGGGCATGGGCGCGAAGAACAACAACAACTGCCAGGCGTGCAAGTAG
- a CDS encoding zinc ribbon domain-containing protein: protein MPLFDFRCRSCAHEFETLIRPASHGDPPPSCPACGADALVRLLSTFALSSREKTQAAAAAKNKKAATIARADTAAMDREIDHHRHEDH from the coding sequence ATGCCGCTGTTTGATTTTCGCTGCCGGTCCTGCGCGCACGAATTCGAAACGCTGATTAGGCCGGCCTCTCACGGCGATCCGCCTCCGTCATGCCCCGCATGCGGCGCCGACGCACTCGTCAGGCTTCTGTCGACCTTTGCGCTCAGCTCGCGCGAGAAGACCCAAGCCGCCGCCGCCGCCAAAAACAAGAAGGCGGCCACCATCGCACGCGCCGACACAGCCGCGATGGATCGCGAAATCGATCACCACAGACACGAGGATCACTAG
- a CDS encoding helix-turn-helix transcriptional regulator — protein sequence MATPARSLDSPAPDGARRPARRGAAQTVAASGLAVVSQSDAASALLNPLRRNILQALASPGSATTVAETLGTPRQLVNYHLRVLEKAGLVEEVGTRQRRGLTERLVRATAAHYLVSPDAIAELGGSTADVSDRFSATYQVAVAARTIREVAALAAMARDAGKRLTTLSLDTEISFATPAARAAFGDELVATINRLVAKYHDGTATHGRTYRLFAGAHPVFRSTDAPGLKTRPPKDGIPRTSARRRS from the coding sequence ATGGCCACACCGGCACGATCGCTGGACTCACCCGCGCCCGATGGCGCCCGACGCCCAGCGCGACGGGGGGCGGCGCAGACCGTCGCCGCCTCAGGGCTGGCCGTCGTGAGTCAGAGCGACGCCGCGAGTGCATTGCTGAATCCGCTGCGGCGCAACATCCTGCAGGCCCTGGCGTCCCCTGGCTCGGCCACCACAGTCGCCGAAACGCTCGGCACACCACGACAATTGGTGAACTACCACCTGCGCGTGCTCGAGAAGGCCGGACTGGTCGAAGAAGTCGGCACGCGTCAGCGACGCGGGCTCACCGAACGGCTGGTGCGCGCCACTGCGGCGCACTATCTGGTTTCGCCCGACGCCATCGCCGAGTTGGGCGGCTCAACGGCTGACGTGAGCGACAGGTTCTCGGCCACCTACCAGGTCGCGGTAGCAGCGCGAACCATCCGCGAGGTCGCCGCCCTCGCGGCCATGGCGCGAGACGCCGGCAAACGTCTCACCACGCTCAGCCTGGACACTGAGATCAGTTTCGCGACACCAGCCGCGCGCGCGGCCTTCGGCGATGAGCTGGTGGCAACAATCAACAGACTGGTCGCGAAGTACCACGACGGCACGGCCACACACGGACGCACGTACCGCCTGTTCGCGGGAGCACATCCGGTGTTTCGATCCACAGACGCGCCGGGTCTGAAGACCCGGCCTCCGAAAGACGGCATCCCCCGCACCTCAGCACGGAGGCGTTCATGA
- a CDS encoding DUF1579 family protein, with product MTLTRVFTTLLALCGFAASAAAQTPPTPDEMRKMLEAMKPIAEHQELAALAGTWTQEITYDMGGGPMKVAGTATNRMILGGRFLVSEGTSPNPAGPGFGDASVGSMVIYGFDRRTQEFTIIGLDTMGTYFVTAAGKKTDPRTVVMAGETEEELAGVKRQQKYDMVLRFIDADTYVSDIIFKFPGMPDQTIVSITHRRLK from the coding sequence ATGACCCTGACACGAGTGTTCACGACACTGCTGGCCCTGTGTGGCTTCGCAGCAAGCGCGGCTGCGCAGACGCCGCCCACGCCCGACGAGATGCGAAAGATGCTTGAGGCGATGAAGCCTATTGCCGAGCACCAGGAACTGGCCGCCCTGGCCGGCACCTGGACTCAGGAGATCACCTACGACATGGGCGGAGGGCCGATGAAAGTTGCCGGCACGGCCACCAATCGAATGATCCTGGGTGGCCGGTTCCTCGTGTCGGAAGGCACGTCGCCGAATCCCGCCGGGCCTGGCTTCGGCGACGCTTCGGTCGGTTCCATGGTGATTTATGGCTTCGACCGTCGTACGCAGGAATTCACCATCATCGGTCTCGACACGATGGGCACCTACTTCGTCACCGCCGCCGGCAAAAAGACCGATCCGCGCACGGTCGTGATGGCCGGCGAAACCGAGGAGGAACTGGCCGGCGTCAAGCGCCAGCAGAAGTACGACATGGTGCTCAGGTTCATCGACGCCGACACCTACGTCTCCGACATCATCTTCAAGTTTCCCGGTATGCCCGACCAGACCATCGTGTCGATCACCCACAGGCGGCTGAAATGA